A single window of Archangium gephyra DNA harbors:
- a CDS encoding type 1 glutamine amidotransferase: protein MNAPSPSPRTAVILIHDEEDGPGQLGPALRRSGFSLDVRTRDPHPEDTEADLVVVMGKALGHPEGEPPALWEEERRLLARRLEAGRPSLGIGLGARLLAAAAGARVGPGEKGPVLGVHPVSLTMEGLADPLFAGFEEFFDVLHWQGDTFENIPGAQELVSTARYPHQAFRVGKSYGVRFHPEVDGGLFERWVGSSREDVARVGLTAEELLKREGPRVVRVQQHAMLLLERLATFFARQVGAGGGERYLFTVDAIQRLAGRGVLLSPGIPRRAPIVRVGQTLSLKRPDGSRVEGTVRGMASFGDTGSAIPLLVLLDSPDAEVPPGSEALTSEPLTV from the coding sequence ATGAACGCGCCTTCCCCGTCCCCCCGAACCGCCGTCATCCTCATCCATGACGAAGAAGACGGTCCCGGGCAGCTCGGCCCCGCGTTGCGGCGCTCGGGCTTCTCCCTGGATGTCCGCACGCGAGACCCGCACCCGGAGGACACGGAGGCGGACCTGGTCGTGGTGATGGGCAAGGCGCTGGGGCACCCGGAGGGGGAGCCCCCCGCCCTGTGGGAGGAGGAGCGGCGCTTGCTGGCCCGCCGGTTGGAAGCGGGCCGGCCGAGCCTGGGCATCGGACTGGGCGCGCGGTTGCTCGCCGCCGCGGCGGGGGCTCGCGTTGGCCCGGGTGAGAAGGGCCCCGTGCTGGGGGTGCACCCGGTGTCCCTGACGATGGAGGGGCTGGCGGACCCGTTGTTCGCCGGCTTCGAGGAGTTCTTCGACGTCCTGCACTGGCAGGGGGACACCTTCGAGAACATCCCCGGCGCGCAGGAGCTGGTGTCCACGGCGCGCTACCCGCACCAGGCCTTCCGCGTGGGCAAGTCCTATGGCGTGCGGTTCCATCCCGAGGTGGATGGGGGCCTGTTCGAGCGCTGGGTGGGTAGCTCGCGGGAGGATGTGGCCCGGGTGGGGCTCACCGCCGAGGAGCTGCTGAAGCGGGAGGGGCCCCGGGTGGTGCGGGTGCAGCAACACGCGATGCTCCTGCTGGAGCGGCTGGCGACCTTCTTCGCGCGGCAGGTGGGGGCGGGAGGAGGGGAGCGCTACCTGTTCACCGTGGATGCCATCCAACGGCTGGCGGGCCGGGGCGTGCTGCTCTCGCCCGGCATCCCCCGGCGCGCGCCCATCGTCCGGGTGGGGCAGACGCTCTCCCTCAAGCGGCCGGATGGCTCTCGCGTGGAGGGCACCGTGCGCGGCATGGCCAGCTTCGGGGATACCGGGTCGGCCATCCCCCTGCTGGTGCTGCTGGACTCGCCCGACGCGGAGGTTCCGCCCGGCTCGGAGGCCCTCACCTCCGAGCCCCTGACGGTATAG
- a CDS encoding AAA family ATPase, whose product MALRMYLRSLTLQNLKLLRDVAISFTRADGEIRPWTVFVGENGLCKTAVLQAIALAASGSSLGSELADVTALPDRRLPSSELMLIGAEFTFGQEGHKARDYPGLEKKHSLPPYVRSSVAAKNTWRELVGNSRYVGVEHTRVFDPIREARRTQLPGWFVAGYGVARALPRPSAIQGEGLSDPIKQRLANLFDQGSLIATGFADVFEPAQAKAYSRVLKQVLLEGNLLPGLVGLELKSPGIVRTRQDMLEAHRFELEMGGQRIQVPATWLSHGYQSSIAWLADLIGHILLEAGKPVAPEKMEGLVLVDELDLHLHPRWQTALVPALKRIFPRLQFIATTHSAMLLPGLEQEEVLVLRQDEDGNVDVAPAPASPSWLTGSELFDVFFDKKGKPLRGSRSPAPRKKQPAPEKKPRAAKTAKRK is encoded by the coding sequence TTGGCCCTCCGCATGTACCTGCGCAGCCTCACGCTCCAGAACCTCAAGCTCCTGAGGGACGTCGCCATCTCCTTCACCCGCGCGGACGGGGAGATCCGGCCCTGGACCGTCTTCGTCGGGGAGAACGGGCTGTGCAAGACGGCCGTCCTCCAGGCCATTGCCCTCGCCGCGAGCGGCTCCTCGCTCGGCAGCGAGCTCGCGGATGTCACCGCCCTGCCAGACAGGCGGTTGCCCTCCAGCGAGCTGATGCTCATCGGCGCCGAGTTCACCTTCGGCCAGGAAGGCCACAAGGCGCGCGACTACCCGGGCCTGGAGAAGAAGCACTCGCTGCCGCCTTATGTGCGCAGCTCGGTGGCGGCCAAGAACACCTGGCGCGAGCTGGTGGGCAACTCGAGGTACGTCGGCGTGGAGCACACGCGCGTCTTCGATCCCATCCGCGAGGCGCGCCGCACGCAGCTGCCGGGTTGGTTCGTCGCGGGCTACGGCGTGGCGCGCGCCCTGCCCCGCCCCAGTGCCATCCAGGGCGAGGGCCTGTCGGATCCCATCAAGCAGCGGCTGGCGAACCTCTTCGACCAGGGCAGTCTCATCGCCACCGGCTTCGCGGACGTCTTCGAGCCGGCGCAGGCGAAGGCGTACTCGCGGGTGCTGAAGCAGGTGCTGCTGGAGGGCAACCTGCTGCCGGGCCTGGTGGGCCTGGAGCTGAAGAGCCCGGGCATCGTGCGCACGCGGCAGGACATGCTGGAGGCCCACCGTTTCGAGCTGGAGATGGGCGGCCAGCGCATCCAGGTTCCCGCCACGTGGCTGTCCCACGGGTACCAGAGCTCCATCGCCTGGCTGGCGGATCTCATCGGCCACATCCTGCTCGAGGCGGGCAAGCCCGTGGCGCCCGAGAAGATGGAGGGGCTGGTGCTCGTCGACGAGCTGGACCTGCACCTGCACCCGCGCTGGCAGACGGCGCTCGTTCCCGCGCTCAAGCGCATCTTCCCCCGGCTGCAGTTCATCGCCACCACGCACTCGGCCATGCTCCTGCCGGGGCTGGAGCAGGAAGAGGTGCTCGTGCTCCGCCAGGACGAGGACGGCAACGTCGACGTCGCCCCGGCGCCCGCCTCGCCCTCGTGGCTCACGGGCAGTGAGCTCTTCGACGTGTTCTTCGACAAGAAGGGCAAGCCCCTGCGCGGCAGCCGGAGCCCCGCGCCCCGCAAGAAGCAGCCCGCGCCGGAGAAGAAGCCGCGCGCCGCGAAGACGGCGAAGCGCAAGTAG
- a CDS encoding DUF1501 domain-containing protein, whose product MSDSDDKKSVTFGRRRLLQGLGAGTAALAFPHLWLPGEARAQTPGHGSIRHLIYIRLSGGFRFTTAFNSDVADEFNPFGLSDKRAPGTEWGAGRLLERATWLEGEDAKPQRDLGMKPVTDFTNEMCVLPCVDHEPFSARADGGHGTGLERFLTGFVGGATGFLTLVNYGVRERVKEAASRGITLLPAFSMGEAGMATGAGEYATYRPPVLEGSGFERFSVDPDSTLPEWAKPLPGKMDARFHARLHTALRGGVETYQQTRKATSDYGKIFRDPLLRVNSDSQEQVDGISNRELRTLLGTDTTGLRAALALRLFHFGCPAVFLNQGGYDFHSREDMELPGEMDAANRLVSGLRTALQKMQHPEGGTYWDKTLVVLGSEFGRTTGGSRYNSANGSDHGSDFATRWMSMPFMGGVITAAGKGGKSLGSVNRTNLKATGQVYSYRSVLKTMLDLLGADHQGIFPADAPIQDFFA is encoded by the coding sequence ATGTCCGACTCCGATGACAAGAAGTCCGTCACTTTCGGCCGCCGCCGGCTGTTGCAGGGGCTGGGCGCTGGCACCGCCGCGCTGGCCTTCCCCCACCTGTGGCTGCCGGGCGAGGCCCGTGCCCAGACGCCCGGGCACGGCAGCATCCGCCACCTCATCTACATCCGCCTGTCCGGCGGCTTCCGCTTCACCACCGCCTTCAACAGCGACGTGGCCGACGAGTTCAACCCCTTCGGCCTCTCGGACAAGCGCGCGCCCGGCACCGAGTGGGGCGCGGGCAGGCTGCTGGAGCGCGCCACGTGGCTGGAGGGCGAGGACGCCAAGCCCCAGCGCGACCTGGGCATGAAGCCCGTCACCGACTTCACCAATGAAATGTGCGTGCTGCCGTGCGTGGACCACGAGCCCTTCTCGGCGCGCGCCGACGGTGGCCACGGCACGGGCCTGGAGCGCTTCCTCACGGGCTTCGTGGGCGGGGCCACCGGCTTCCTCACGCTCGTCAACTACGGGGTGCGCGAGCGCGTGAAGGAAGCGGCCTCCCGGGGCATCACCCTGCTGCCGGCCTTCAGCATGGGCGAGGCGGGCATGGCCACGGGCGCGGGCGAGTACGCCACCTACCGGCCGCCGGTGCTGGAGGGCAGCGGCTTCGAGCGCTTCAGCGTGGACCCGGACTCGACGCTGCCGGAGTGGGCCAAGCCGCTTCCCGGCAAGATGGACGCCCGCTTCCACGCGCGGCTGCACACGGCGCTGCGCGGCGGCGTGGAGACGTACCAGCAGACGCGCAAGGCCACGAGCGACTACGGGAAGATCTTCCGCGACCCGCTGCTGCGGGTGAACAGCGACTCGCAGGAGCAGGTGGACGGCATCAGCAACCGCGAGCTGCGCACGCTGCTGGGCACGGACACCACGGGCCTGCGGGCGGCGCTCGCGCTGCGCCTCTTCCACTTCGGCTGCCCGGCGGTGTTCCTCAACCAGGGGGGCTACGACTTCCACTCGCGCGAGGACATGGAGCTGCCGGGCGAGATGGACGCGGCCAACCGGCTGGTGAGCGGCCTGCGCACGGCCCTCCAGAAGATGCAGCACCCCGAGGGCGGGACGTACTGGGACAAGACGCTGGTGGTGCTCGGCAGCGAGTTCGGCCGCACCACGGGCGGCAGCCGCTACAACTCCGCCAACGGCAGCGACCATGGCAGTGACTTCGCCACCCGGTGGATGTCCATGCCCTTCATGGGCGGTGTCATCACCGCCGCCGGCAAGGGCGGCAAGAGCCTCGGCTCGGTGAACCGCACCAACCTCAAGGCCACCGGCCAGGTGTACTCGTACCGTTCCGTGCTCAAGACGATGTTGGACCTGCTCGGTGCCGACCACCAGGGCATCTTCCCCGCCGACGCCCCCATCCAGGACTTCTTCGCATGA
- a CDS encoding MXAN_6652 family MXYO-CTERM-anchored protein codes for MKFPSYAAAGVLSACLLSAPALANSAGVINGAGKPGSMNVCSNCHTQAAVPTVTLTGPSSLAAGETGQYKLTITGGPGLKGGFNVAVDNTAASLDFVAGTGIKKQSNELTHTAPKPAAAGAITFDFSLVAPPSAGTVKIFAAGNSVNGDNNSTGDAAALTSLSVSVTGNNEPQEEEKGGCSSAGGAPVLAFALTTGLALLRRRRS; via the coding sequence ATGAAGTTCCCCTCGTACGCCGCTGCTGGAGTCCTCTCGGCGTGCCTGCTGTCCGCCCCCGCCCTCGCCAATTCCGCCGGTGTGATCAACGGCGCAGGTAAGCCGGGCTCGATGAACGTGTGCAGCAACTGCCACACTCAGGCTGCGGTGCCCACGGTCACGCTCACCGGTCCCTCGTCGCTCGCCGCGGGCGAGACGGGTCAGTACAAGCTCACCATCACCGGCGGCCCTGGTTTGAAGGGCGGCTTCAATGTGGCCGTGGACAACACGGCGGCGTCGCTCGATTTCGTCGCGGGCACGGGCATAAAGAAGCAGAGCAACGAGCTCACCCACACCGCGCCCAAGCCCGCCGCCGCCGGTGCCATCACCTTCGACTTCTCGCTGGTGGCGCCCCCCTCGGCCGGCACCGTGAAGATCTTCGCCGCCGGCAACTCGGTCAACGGTGACAACAACTCCACCGGAGACGCCGCCGCGCTCACGTCGCTGTCCGTGAGCGTCACCGGCAACAACGAGCCGCAGGAGGAGGAGAAGGGCGGTTGCTCCTCCGCCGGTGGCGCTCCGGTGCTGGCGTTCGCGCTGACCACCGGCCTGGCGCTGCTGCGCCGCCGCCGCAGCTGA
- a CDS encoding nitric-oxide reductase large subunit: protein MQHRKLWLGLGAVVLVSFLVLGGQGVRISRTLPPIPDKVMTPDGTVLLTGESIMRGQNVWQSIGGQQVGSVWGHGAYVAPDWSADWLHREATFVLDTWARAESRASYALAPAERQAALRERLAAVMRTNTYDASTGTVTLDPVRAEAMRDNAAYYADVFSQGRSAFAIPQGALTNPEKLKDLGAFFWWTSWVTSTNRPGDTVSYTQNWPHEPLVGNVPASGVLMWSLASVVLLIAGVGGLVWYLSGKKEEEELAPPEKDPFSGMQLTPSQRATGKYFLVVVALFLAQVGLGGVTAHFGVEGAGFYGVPLAKYLPYAVTRSWHTQLGIFWIATAWLATGLFVGPAVSGVEPKYQRAGVNFLFVCLLIIVVGALFGQWASVQQRMGSGDYWYWFGHQGWEYVDLGRFWQIFLFVGLFVWLFLTARAVWPALKKPSEGRPLLVLFVISSLAIASFYGAGLMYGQRSHMGMVEYWRWWVVHLWVEGFFEVFATVVMAFLFTRLGVLSPRAAVPAVLFTTIIFLSSGIIGTFHHLYFSGTPASAMALGATFSALEVVPLVLVGREVWGHIRLSKLPGWMEQYRWPILFFIGVAFWNLVGAGLFGFLINPPIALYYMQGLNLTPLHGHTALFGVYGMLGIALMLFSFRMMQPDAKWKTAPLAWAFWSINAGLVLMVVLSLLPIGVLQTQAAIEQGTWWARSAEFMQTPLMDTLRWLRVPGDVLFAVGAVLLAWFVVGLKTGWSLERAEAPRTKPEPETERLGAAAPAHAILRRR from the coding sequence ATGCAACACCGAAAACTCTGGCTCGGCCTAGGCGCCGTCGTCCTCGTCTCCTTCCTGGTGTTGGGGGGCCAGGGAGTCCGCATCTCGCGCACGCTGCCGCCCATCCCGGACAAGGTGATGACGCCGGACGGCACGGTGCTGCTCACGGGCGAGTCCATCATGCGGGGACAGAACGTGTGGCAGTCCATTGGCGGGCAGCAGGTGGGCTCGGTGTGGGGCCACGGCGCGTACGTGGCACCGGACTGGAGCGCGGACTGGCTGCACCGCGAGGCCACCTTCGTGCTGGACACCTGGGCGCGCGCGGAGAGCCGCGCCTCCTATGCCCTGGCCCCGGCCGAGCGGCAGGCGGCGCTGCGTGAGCGGCTCGCCGCGGTGATGCGCACCAACACGTATGACGCGAGCACGGGCACGGTGACGTTGGACCCCGTGCGTGCCGAGGCGATGCGCGACAACGCCGCCTACTACGCGGACGTCTTCTCGCAGGGCCGCTCGGCCTTCGCCATTCCCCAGGGCGCGCTCACGAATCCCGAGAAGCTCAAGGACCTGGGGGCCTTCTTCTGGTGGACGAGCTGGGTGACGTCGACGAACCGGCCCGGGGACACCGTCAGCTACACGCAGAACTGGCCGCACGAGCCGCTGGTGGGCAACGTGCCCGCCTCGGGGGTGTTGATGTGGAGCCTGGCCTCGGTGGTGCTGCTGATCGCCGGGGTGGGAGGGCTCGTCTGGTACCTGAGCGGCAAGAAGGAGGAGGAGGAGCTGGCGCCGCCCGAGAAGGATCCCTTCTCCGGGATGCAGCTCACCCCGAGCCAGCGGGCCACGGGCAAGTACTTCCTGGTGGTGGTGGCGCTCTTCCTGGCGCAGGTGGGGCTGGGCGGTGTGACGGCGCACTTCGGGGTGGAGGGCGCGGGCTTCTACGGCGTGCCGCTGGCGAAGTACCTGCCCTACGCGGTGACGCGCAGCTGGCACACGCAGCTGGGCATCTTCTGGATCGCCACGGCGTGGCTGGCCACGGGTCTCTTCGTGGGCCCGGCGGTGAGCGGGGTGGAGCCGAAGTACCAGCGGGCGGGCGTCAACTTCCTCTTCGTGTGCCTGCTCATCATCGTGGTGGGAGCGCTCTTCGGGCAGTGGGCGTCGGTGCAGCAGCGGATGGGCAGCGGGGACTACTGGTACTGGTTCGGCCACCAGGGCTGGGAGTACGTGGACCTGGGCCGCTTCTGGCAGATCTTCCTCTTCGTGGGCCTGTTCGTGTGGCTGTTCCTCACGGCGCGGGCGGTGTGGCCGGCGCTGAAGAAGCCGAGCGAGGGCCGGCCGTTGCTGGTGCTCTTCGTCATCTCGTCGTTGGCCATCGCGTCCTTCTACGGAGCGGGGCTGATGTACGGGCAGCGCAGCCACATGGGCATGGTGGAGTACTGGCGCTGGTGGGTGGTGCACCTGTGGGTGGAGGGCTTCTTCGAGGTGTTCGCCACGGTGGTGATGGCGTTCCTCTTCACGCGGCTGGGGGTGCTGTCGCCGCGCGCGGCGGTGCCGGCGGTGCTCTTCACCACCATCATCTTCCTGAGCAGCGGCATCATCGGCACGTTCCACCACCTGTACTTCTCGGGGACGCCCGCGTCGGCGATGGCGCTGGGCGCGACGTTCAGCGCGCTGGAGGTGGTGCCGCTGGTGCTGGTGGGCCGTGAGGTGTGGGGCCACATCCGCCTGTCGAAGCTGCCGGGGTGGATGGAGCAGTACCGCTGGCCCATCCTCTTCTTCATCGGGGTGGCGTTCTGGAACCTGGTGGGCGCGGGCCTGTTCGGCTTCCTCATCAACCCGCCCATCGCGCTCTACTACATGCAGGGCCTCAACCTGACGCCGCTGCACGGCCACACGGCGCTCTTCGGGGTGTACGGCATGCTGGGCATCGCGCTGATGCTCTTCTCGTTCCGGATGATGCAGCCGGACGCGAAGTGGAAGACGGCGCCGCTGGCGTGGGCCTTCTGGAGCATCAACGCGGGGCTGGTGCTGATGGTGGTGCTGTCGCTGCTGCCCATCGGGGTGTTGCAGACGCAGGCGGCCATCGAGCAGGGCACCTGGTGGGCGCGCAGCGCGGAGTTCATGCAGACGCCGCTGATGGACACGCTGCGCTGGCTGCGGGTGCCCGGGGACGTGCTCTTCGCGGTGGGGGCCGTGCTGCTCGCCTGGTTCGTGGTGGGACTGAAGACGGGCTGGTCGCTGGAGCGGGCCGAAGCGCCTCGGACGAAGCCCGAGCCCGAGACCGAGCGGCTGGGAGCGGCGGCCCCGGCCCACGCCATCCTCCGGCGCCGCTGA
- a CDS encoding AraC family transcriptional regulator, with protein sequence MERLNESRIGAVITEAFAVRASTATESTLHAQHGAALLVGLDGEVTVTEPGRASVRGRVVVVPPHLPHAVASPGPTLGLLYDPELAAHVASYSRGRGGAFPLEGRLAERLGAALTAHRASLSRPDVLAGLAREYADWLSQESPRAEPDARIARVLEALRTPEADWRLAAARTRLSLAHLRALFVRDVGVPIRTFQLWRRLLVAVAASSRLDATSAAHLAGFADLAHFSRTCRRMLGYSPTALRGGLLS encoded by the coding sequence ATGGAGCGCTTGAACGAATCGCGGATTGGAGCGGTCATCACGGAAGCATTCGCGGTGCGGGCCTCGACGGCGACGGAGTCGACGCTCCACGCGCAGCACGGCGCGGCGCTGCTCGTCGGCCTGGACGGCGAGGTGACCGTGACGGAGCCGGGCCGGGCGAGCGTGCGCGGGCGGGTGGTGGTGGTGCCTCCCCATCTGCCGCACGCCGTGGCCAGCCCCGGACCCACGCTCGGGCTCCTCTACGACCCGGAGCTGGCCGCACACGTGGCGAGCTACTCACGCGGGCGTGGCGGGGCCTTCCCGCTCGAGGGCCGGCTCGCGGAGCGGCTCGGAGCGGCCCTCACCGCGCACCGCGCGTCCCTGTCGCGGCCCGACGTCCTCGCCGGCCTCGCGCGCGAATACGCGGACTGGCTCTCTCAGGAGTCGCCGCGCGCCGAGCCAGACGCCCGCATCGCCCGCGTCCTCGAGGCCCTGCGGACGCCGGAGGCCGACTGGCGTCTCGCCGCCGCGCGTACGCGGCTCTCCCTGGCACACCTGCGGGCGCTCTTCGTCCGCGACGTGGGGGTGCCCATCCGCACCTTCCAGCTCTGGCGCCGGCTGCTCGTCGCGGTGGCGGCGTCCTCGCGCCTCGATGCGACGAGCGCGGCCCACCTCGCGGGCTTCGCCGACCTCGCCCACTTCTCGCGCACGTGCCGCCGGATGCTCGGCTACTCGCCAACGGCGCTGCGCGGCGGGCTGCTCTCCTGA
- a CDS encoding cytochrome P450 yields the protein MMNLFSDEVRRNPYPAYEQLRSRSPVLHEPHSDLWMVFDYESVKRALQDHEAFSSIVAPPSAMTSQWLVFADPPRHSKLRALLLRAFTPRAVASLEPRILALSHELLDRTMARGEMDLAEDFSVPLPLRVIAEMLGVPTTDLPHFKRWSDVMMALGYAVAGSEEAARVQREFSEVTEEMRVYVRDLAGQRRETPREDLLTRLVEAEVEGERLTEDELLGFVQLLLSAGHETTTNLLNNALLCFLEHPEQLARLRAEPALLPSAIEEVLRYRSPVQAMFRVTRSEVSLHGQVIPPGKMVLAMIGSANRDPRKFQDPDRFDISREPNPHIAFGHGIHFCIGAPLSRLEARVGLSVLLERMRDVALASDAPWEPRRAIHVHGPTRLPIRFTPGT from the coding sequence ATGATGAACCTTTTCTCCGATGAGGTGCGCCGCAATCCCTACCCCGCGTACGAGCAGCTCCGGAGCCGCTCTCCCGTGCTGCATGAGCCGCACTCGGACCTGTGGATGGTCTTCGATTACGAGAGCGTGAAGCGCGCGCTCCAGGATCATGAGGCGTTCAGCTCCATCGTCGCGCCCCCGTCCGCGATGACCTCGCAGTGGCTCGTGTTCGCCGATCCGCCGCGCCACTCGAAGCTGCGCGCCCTCCTCCTGCGCGCCTTCACCCCCCGGGCCGTGGCGAGCCTCGAGCCGCGCATCCTGGCGCTGTCCCATGAGCTGCTGGACCGGACGATGGCCCGCGGAGAGATGGACCTGGCCGAGGACTTCTCCGTCCCGCTTCCCCTGAGGGTGATCGCCGAGATGCTCGGGGTGCCCACCACGGACCTGCCTCACTTCAAGCGATGGAGCGACGTGATGATGGCGCTCGGCTACGCCGTCGCGGGCAGCGAGGAGGCCGCCCGGGTGCAGCGCGAGTTCTCCGAGGTGACGGAGGAGATGCGCGTCTACGTCCGGGACCTGGCCGGGCAGCGGCGGGAGACGCCGCGGGAGGACCTGTTGACCCGGCTCGTCGAGGCCGAGGTGGAGGGTGAACGGCTGACGGAGGATGAGCTCCTGGGCTTCGTCCAGCTCCTCCTCTCGGCCGGCCACGAGACGACCACGAACCTGCTCAACAACGCGCTCCTGTGCTTCCTCGAGCACCCGGAGCAGCTCGCTCGGTTGAGGGCGGAGCCCGCTCTGCTGCCCTCGGCCATCGAGGAGGTCCTGCGCTACCGCTCACCCGTCCAGGCGATGTTCCGCGTGACGCGGAGCGAGGTCTCCCTGCACGGCCAGGTGATTCCCCCCGGGAAGATGGTGCTGGCGATGATCGGCTCGGCGAACCGGGACCCGCGGAAGTTCCAGGACCCGGACCGGTTCGACATCTCGCGCGAGCCCAATCCGCACATCGCCTTCGGGCACGGCATCCATTTCTGCATCGGGGCGCCGCTCTCCCGGCTGGAGGCACGGGTGGGTCTCTCCGTGCTGCTGGAACGGATGAGGGATGTCGCTCTCGCCAGTGATGCGCCCTGGGAGCCTCGCAGGGCCATTCACGTTCACGGGCCGACCCGGCTGCCCATCCGATTCACACCGGGGACGTGA
- a CDS encoding EamA family transporter, giving the protein MSSAALVLVLSSAFFHALWNALLKRHEDPESAVVGVIAVTVVCGALWALGLEGAAFPTSAALLWSLVAGVLESGYLVALARALRRAPLGLAYTVSRGGALLLVWPVSVLWLGEQLTPASLGGAALVALGMAAMNLVLPRGAVGEGVLWALVSAACIAGFNLSYKRALGEGAQPPALFTLSLGVALPLIVLMRRREEAGWGVLRRKVMTRPLLLVVAGLLCTLSFSLLLLALVHSGTGAVLTLRNTSIAFALGLGALQGERMGRRQLLGAGLVMLGAVLLGWPRP; this is encoded by the coding sequence TTGAGTTCCGCCGCGCTGGTGCTGGTGCTCTCGTCCGCGTTCTTCCACGCGCTGTGGAACGCGCTCCTCAAGCGCCACGAGGATCCAGAGTCCGCCGTGGTGGGCGTCATCGCCGTCACCGTGGTGTGTGGGGCCCTGTGGGCGCTCGGCCTGGAGGGGGCGGCGTTTCCCACGTCCGCCGCCTTGCTCTGGTCGCTCGTGGCCGGGGTGCTGGAGAGCGGCTACCTCGTCGCGCTCGCGCGGGCGCTGCGCCGGGCGCCGCTGGGGCTGGCGTACACGGTGTCCCGGGGTGGGGCGTTGCTGCTCGTGTGGCCCGTGTCCGTGCTGTGGCTGGGCGAGCAACTCACCCCCGCGTCCCTGGGCGGCGCGGCCCTGGTGGCGCTGGGCATGGCGGCGATGAACCTCGTGCTGCCCCGGGGCGCGGTGGGCGAGGGGGTGCTCTGGGCCCTGGTGAGCGCCGCGTGCATCGCCGGGTTCAACCTCAGCTACAAGCGCGCCCTGGGCGAGGGGGCCCAGCCTCCGGCCCTCTTCACGCTGTCGCTCGGGGTGGCGCTGCCGTTGATCGTCCTCATGCGCCGGCGCGAGGAGGCGGGCTGGGGGGTGCTGCGCCGCAAGGTGATGACCCGGCCCCTGCTCCTCGTGGTGGCCGGGTTGCTGTGTACGCTGTCCTTCTCGCTGTTGCTCCTGGCCCTGGTGCACAGCGGGACGGGCGCCGTGCTCACCCTGCGCAACACGTCCATCGCCTTCGCGCTGGGGCTCGGCGCGCTCCAGGGCGAGCGGATGGGGCGGCGGCAACTGCTCGGCGCTGGACTGGTGATGCTCGGGGCCGTGCTGCTGGGGTGGCCCCGTCCGTGA
- a CDS encoding Rpn family recombination-promoting nuclease/putative transposase, whose product MPGPHDLFVRYTFGQPERAAAELRAALPPQVVSQVDWSTLRREPGSVVDPELRETQSDLLFSARLSGGRPLLFYLLMEHQSRVDRWMALRMLRYVVRQLEHWRKANPGSARLPVVIPLVMYHGPDGTWSAPQRVEELFDVPDEAEAQEGWRALVPRFEYLLDDLTAERAEALMARPGPPLARLALLVLRYGRTEELTERLPDWAALFAQVHADPHGDEQLGLIVRYLLQVGDRTIREAIGQVLHSVMETHRAEELMRTYGEELIEQGRQQGLVRAVLRILTARGLHVDEQSRQRILTCTDMTVLDRWLDRALSATALSDVLEDLPQ is encoded by the coding sequence ATGCCCGGACCTCATGACCTCTTCGTCCGCTACACCTTCGGCCAGCCCGAGCGGGCCGCGGCCGAACTGCGCGCTGCCTTGCCCCCTCAAGTCGTTTCCCAGGTGGACTGGTCCACGCTGCGGCGGGAGCCCGGCTCCGTCGTGGATCCAGAGCTGCGGGAGACCCAGAGTGATCTGCTCTTCTCGGCCCGATTGAGCGGTGGGCGGCCACTGCTGTTCTACCTATTGATGGAGCACCAGTCGCGGGTGGATAGGTGGATGGCGCTGCGCATGCTGCGCTACGTGGTGCGCCAGCTCGAGCACTGGCGCAAGGCGAACCCTGGCAGCGCCAGGTTGCCGGTGGTGATTCCCCTCGTCATGTACCACGGGCCCGATGGCACCTGGTCAGCCCCCCAGCGGGTGGAGGAACTGTTCGACGTGCCGGATGAGGCGGAGGCACAGGAGGGCTGGCGCGCACTCGTGCCACGCTTCGAATACCTGCTCGATGACCTGACGGCCGAGCGGGCTGAAGCCCTGATGGCACGCCCCGGACCGCCCCTGGCCCGACTTGCCCTGCTCGTTCTGCGCTACGGGCGCACCGAGGAGCTCACCGAGAGGCTGCCGGATTGGGCGGCACTCTTCGCGCAGGTCCACGCCGATCCCCATGGAGACGAGCAGCTGGGACTCATCGTCCGCTATCTCCTCCAGGTGGGGGACAGGACCATCCGCGAGGCGATAGGCCAAGTGCTACATTCCGTCATGGAGACACACCGAGCGGAGGAACTGATGCGAACCTATGGTGAGGAACTCATCGAGCAAGGGCGTCAGCAGGGGCTGGTGCGGGCCGTGCTTCGGATTCTCACCGCGCGAGGACTGCACGTCGACGAACAGTCCCGGCAGCGCATCCTGACCTGCACGGACATGACCGTCCTTGACCGCTGGCTCGATCGAGCCCTGTCCGCCACGGCGCTCTCCGACGTGCTGGAGGACCTGCCACAGTAG